The following nucleotide sequence is from Pseudonocardia sp. C8.
TCTCGAACATGTAGCCGTTCGGATCGTGGGTGTAGATCGACTCGATGGTCTCGTGCTTGATCTGCATCTCCACCGGCCACTCGCTGTCGTCGAGGCGGCGCCGGTACTCCAGCAGGTCCTCCTCGCTCTCGACGTGGATGGCGAGGTGGCGCGACCGCACGAAGTACTCCGGGACGTCCGCGCCGAACCGCGCGTAGTCGTCGCCCTTCTGCCCCTCCGGTCCACCGACGGAGCGGTCGGTGCCGAAGTAGTAGAAGAACGCGATCCGGTCGTCGTTGCCGATGTCGAAGAAGAAGTGGATGAAGTCGGGGTGGTCCTCCGGCCCCCAGCCGGCCGCGCAGATCGAGTGCACGACCGGGAACCCGAGGACGTCCCGGTAGAAGCGCACGGTCGCCGCCGGGTCGAAGGTCGGGAACGCGACGTGGTCGACGCCCCGCACCCGGTGGTCCAGCTCGGTCATGTCCTGCCTCCGTCGTGCTGCGTCACGTGCGACCGATGCTAGAGCAGGCTCAACGAGTGAGTCAATTGTTTGACGGATCCGATGAAGACGCGGAGGGCCCGGACACGCGACCGCCCCTCCACCACGGGGCGGAGGGGCGGTCGGTGGGGTCGGGCTCAGCCGTCGAGGAGCCGTTCGAGGTGGTCCAGGTCCTGCCGGAGCAGCTTGAGCGCCGCGGCCGGGCTGTCCCCGTCAGGCACCCGGTCGGGCGCGCGCTGCAGCGCGCCGACGGCCATGTCGGCAAGCTCGTCCACGACCGCGCCGGCGTCGTCGCGCCCGCCGGGGTGGAACCACCAGGCGACCCAGTTGCACATGCCGAGCACGCCCAGGGCCGCGGTCCGCGGGTCCACCGGCCGGAAGCGGCCGGCCCGCACTCCCTCGTCGATCACCCCCGACACGGCGCGCAGCACCGCCCGGCGGCTCTCGGCGTGGGCCGCGGCCAGCTCCTCGGGCAGCTCGGCCTCCGAGCGGATCAGCAACCGGAACCGCTCGGGCTGGCGTGTCTGCCGCCCGACGAACACCTCGACCATCGCGCGCAGCTTCTCCACCGGGTCGAGTCCGGGCCGTTCGACGAACTGGGCGATGTCGGCCAGCGGGCCCTCGGTGACCTCGATGACGAGCTTGGCCAGCAGCTCGTCCTTGCTGCGCACGTAGTAGTAGAGCGCGGGGCGGGTGATCCCCATGGCGTCGGCGATGTCCTGCAGGCTGGTCCCGGCGAACCCGCGCTCCGCGAACAGCCGCGTCGCATGCTCGTAGATCTCGTTCTCGACGAGCTCGCGGCGTGCCGTGTTCGCCCGCGGAGCCCCCTTCCGCGACGGGCTGGCACTCATGGCAGCCGATGGTAGAGGCGGGCGGCGGGGCCGGCCGGTGCGGCGCTCACGAGCGGGCACCCGCGCCGGTCGAGCTTTCGGCGCCCACCTTGGCGGCGACCTCGGCCTGCAGGCGCTTCTTGTCCGTCTTCCCGACCAGGGTGCGCGGGATCTCGTCCACGTGCTCGATGCGCTCGGGCCACTTGAACTTGGCGACGTCGAGCGCCGCGAAGTGCCGGCGCACCTCGTCGAGATCCAGCGGCGCGCCGTCGGTGACGACGACCGCGCAGGTCCGCTCCCCCAGCCGCGGGTCCGGCATCGCCACGACCGCCACCGCGGTCACCCGGGGATGGCGCAGCAGGAGCAGCTCGACCTCCTCGGCGTTGACCTTCTCGCCGCCGCGGTTGATGAGGTCCTTGATCCGCCCCTCGATCGAGACGTACCGCTGCCCGTCGATCGTGCGGATCGCGGCGAGGTCGCCGGTGCGGTAGAAGCCGTCCGAGGTGAACGCGCGGGCGTTGTGCTCGGGGGCGGCGAAGTAGCCGGGCAGGGTGTACGGGCCGCGGCAGCACAGCTCGCCGACCTCGCCGTCGGACACCTCGGTCTCGGTGCCGGGCTCGAGGACGGCGATCTCGTCGTAGGGGGACAGCGGGGTGCCGACCGTCTCGGCGCGGGCGGCGCGCGGGGCGCCGGGCCGGGTGGTCAGCAGGAGCCCCTCCCCCATGCCGAACAGCTGCCCCGACCACAGCCCCAGCCCTTCCAGGTGCGCGAACAGGGCGGGCGGCACCTTCGCACCGGACAGCACGACCTGGGTGAGCGACGCCGCCGCGGCGGGGAACCCCGGATGCTCGACCGCGCCGAAGTGGCCGTGCCCGAGCAGGACGTGGGTCGCCCGCTCCCGCGCCATCAGCGGCAGGGACACGTCGAGGTCCGGCGGTCCGAGCACCAGGCACGCCCCGAGGCTGTGCGCGGCGTGCAGCGCGCAGGCGATCCCGGCGTTGTGGATCACCGGGATGAGGTGGGCCACCCGGGTGCCGGGGGTCCACCCCCAGCTCCGGGCGTAGGCGGCGGCGTTGTACCAGTACTCGGCGTGCCGGCGCGGGATGACCTTGGGAACACCGGTGGTGCCGCCGGAGAGCTGGAAGACCGCGACGTCGTCCGGGTCGATCCCGGACTGGATGCCGTCGACGAGCGCCCTGGCCCGCGCCGGGTCGGCCCCGGCCGCCAGGGTGTCGACCGCGGTCCCGCGCGGATCGTCCCCGACGACGAGCACGTGCCGCAGGCTGGGATGGTCGCTCCCCTGGTCGAGCGCGAAGCCGACGAGGTCGAACCGCCTGCCCGCCTCCACCAGGTGCGCGGCCGCACCCACCCGCCGGCTGATCTCGCCGATCTCGTGCCCGCGGTGCGCGGCGAGGGTGGCGACCGGCACGAGTCCCGCCTTGAGCACCCCATACCACGCGACGACGGTCGCGAGCGTGTTGCCCGTCTGGAACAGCACCGGCTCACCGGCCCGGAGACCGAGCCCGGCCAGCCCGGCGGCGAGCGCGTCGCTGCGCGCGTCGAGCTCTCGGTAGGTCGCGCGCCCGTCCGGCGCGACGACCGCGTCCCGGTCCGGGTGGGCCAGCGCCGTCCGGTGGAACTCGTCGGCGATCGTGGCCGTGCCCCACAGCCCCGCCTCCCGGTACGTGCGGGCCCGCTCCGGCGGGAAGTCGACCAGTGCCCCGCCCCGTCGCGTCGTGCTCATGCCTGCTCCTCGATCAGTTCCACCAGGTCGGTCCGGCCGGAGACCAGCCCGGCCGCGAGATCGTCGCGCAGCCCGGCCGGGGCGTCCACGACGATGAGCCCGCCCACTTCCATGCGCACCCGTTCGGCCAGGTCCAGCCGGGTCAGGACGGCCGGGCGGTCCCCGGGGCCGGTGAACCGGAACCCGGGCGCCCCGGCCGCACGGGCGGCCCGGGCACGTTCGACCACCGCGTCGCCGTCGTCGCTCCACGGATCGGTGACGACGTCGGTGATCCCGACCAGCCCGGGCGGCGCCGCGGCGGTCCGGCGGCAGGCGTCGACGGTGCCGTGCCGCAGGGGCTGGGCGAGGACACGGTCGGTGACGCGGCCCCCCGCCTCGCCGACGGGCGGGTGCCCGGACTCGCGCGCGTAGGCCTCGACCGCGCCCGCGACGACGTCCGGCGCGGTCTCGGCGAACCGGTCCAGGGGCACGTTCCCGGCCCGGCTCATGTAGGCGACCATGAGCCGCTCGACCGGCAGGTGGGTCCGCGAGGGGAACGACTCCCACCACAGCTGGCTGCGCCGGGCCAGCTCCTGCAGGCGTTCCACGGCGGGCCTGCGGACCGCCTCGTACCGCCCGAACGCCGCCGCCAGGTCCGGTTCCTCGTCCAGGGCCGCGACCAGCTCGATCGCGTCCTCCATCGCCAGCTTGGTGCCCGAGCCGATGGAGAAGTGCGCGGTGTGCGCGGCGTCCCCCAGCAACGCCACCCGGCCGTCGGTCCAGCGGTCGCAGCGGATCGTGTGGAAGCGCAGCCAGCGGGTCCGGTTGCCGATGAGCGGACGTCCCTGCAGCTGCTCGGCGAACACCTGCTCGAGGTACCGCAGCGCCACCTCGTCGGACGCCTCGGGCGGGGTGGCCTCCGTGGTGGCGTCGAACCCGGCGCGGCGCCACGTCTGCTCGTCGGTCTCGATCAGGAAGGTGCTCCGCCCGCCGGAGTAGGGGTAGGCGTGCGTGACGAACGTGCCGTGCTCGGTGGGCTGCGGCACGAAGACCGCGTCCGGGATCGCGATCTCGCCGGCGCACCACAGGTAGAGCCCGCGGCCGACCTCGACGTGCTCCCCGAACGCCCCCTGGCGGCGGGTGGCGCTGTGGATCCCGTCCGCGGCGACCACCAGGTCGGCGTCGAGATCGTCGGCGTCGTGCCGCTCCCCGAACTCGAGGGCGACCCCCGCCTTCTCCGCGTGCCGCTGCAGGACGGCGAGCAGCTCGGTGCGCGCGATGCCGATCAACCGGTCGTTGTGCACCCGGACCGTGTTCCGGCCGACCTGCATCGTCATGTCGTGCCGGTACCCGGCCGCGACCAGGTCGCGCAGGCTGTCCGGGTCGGCGGCCTCGAGCTTGCGCTGGGTCCCCGCGGCCAGGCCGACGCCGAAGCCGAACGTGGCGTCGGCCGGACCCTGCTCGTACACCACGACCTCGCAGGACGGGTGGCGGAGCTTCAACAGTCTCGCGGTGTAGAGCCCGCCCGGGCCCCCGCCCAGCACCGCGGCTCGGCGTAGCTGCATCCCTACCTCCGGATCGTGGCGACCAGCAGCCGCGCAGTGACGGCAGCGTTGACGACTCAGTCAAGTATTTGACGCTCTCGGCAGTCGCGCGTCAAGCCGGTCCGGTCGACGCTTGACCGGTCGTCGCTTCCGTAGAATAGTCTACGCGTACGTCAGCGCCGGGCGTGTCTCACCGGGACCCGCCCCGGCTCCCGCCACGCGAAGGAGCGTGAGTCATGGCCTATGTCATCGGCGTCGACGTGGGCGGCACGTTCACCGATGCCGTCCTCGACGACGACGCCGGGACGGTGCTCGCCGCGAAGTCCCCCTCCACGCCGCCCGACTACTCCCGCGGCGTGCTCGACGTGCTGGGGCTGCTGGCCGAGCAGCTCGGACGGTCGCTGCCGGAGATGCTGGCGGACACCCACCACATCGCGCACGGCACGACCTCGTCGCTGAACGCCCTGGTCACCGGCAGCGTGCCGCCCGTCGGGTTCCTCACCACCCGCGGCCACCGCGACTCGATCTACATCATGAACGTCGAGGGCCGCTACCTCGGCCGCTCCCCGCACGAGCTGCAGGACGTGCTCGGCCAGGCCAAGGACCACCACCTGGTCCCGAAGCGGCACGCGCTGGAGGTGACCGAGCGGATCGACCGGGACGGCACCGTCGTCGTGGCGCTCGACGAGGACGGGGCCCGCGCCGCGATCCGGGCCCTGGTCGACGACGGCGTGCGGGCGATCGCGATCTCGCTGCTGTGGTCGTTCCGCAACCCGGTGCACGAGCAGCGGCTGCGCGAGCTGGTCGCCGAGGTCGACCCGGACGTCTTCGTCGCGCTGTCCTCGGAGGTCAGCCCGCGGATCCGGGAGTTCGCCCGTAACGCCACGACGATCATGAGCACGCAGATCGGCCCCGGCCTGCGCGACTACCTCACCACCCTGGAGACCGGCCTCCGTGAGAACGGGCTGGCCGGGCCGCTGCTGGTGATGCAGAGCAACGGTGGCGCCGTCGCCGCCGCCGAGGCACCGTCGTCGGCGATCAGCACGGTGGGCTCGGTGCTCACCGGCGGCGTCGTCGGTTCGGTCGCCCTGGGCCGGCAGCTCGGCCACCGCAACATCATCGCCACCGACGTCGGCGGCACGACGTTCCTGGCCGGCCTGGTCGTCGACGGCGAGCCGGTCCGCGCCACCACGACCGTCATCAACCACCACCCGATCAACGTCCCGACCCTGCGGGTGGAGGCCATCGGCTCCGGTGGCGGCGCGATCGCCTGGCTGGACGCCGGGCAGAACCTGCGCATCGGGCCGGCCAGCGCCCAGGCCGTACCCGGGCCGGCCTGCTACGGCAACGGCGGCACCGAGCCGACGAACACCGACGCGAACCTGGTCCTCGGCATCCTGCCCGAGCGCGGGCTGCTCGGCGGGCGCAAGCCGCTGTCGCTGGAGCTGGCCCGGGCCGCGATCGAGACCCGGATCGCCAAGCCGCTGGGCCTGACCGTCGAGGAGGCGGCCGCGGCGATCTACACCGTGCAGAACGCGCAGACCGGCGACCTGCTCCGCAAGACGGTCGTCGAGGCCGGCCACGACCCGCGCGACTTCGTGCTCTACGCCTTCGGCGGCGCGGGGCCCGCCCACTGCGCGGGCTACGCCGCCGAGGTCGGGGCGGGCGACGTGGTGGTCCCCCTCGGGCCGGTCGCCTCGGCGTTCTCCGCGTTCGGGCTGGCCTCGTCCGACATCGTCCTGTCGGCCGAGCTGTCCGACCCCACCACGGTGCCGTTCGACCCGGAACGCGCCGAGCAGAGCTTCGCCCGGCTGGAGACCCAGGTGCGCGACGGGCTGGCCCGCCAGGGTGTGCGGTACGACGGGGTGCAGCTGTACCGCGAGGTCGACATGCGGTACACGATGCAGCTCGCCGAGGTGACCGCACCGGTGGCCGCCGGACCGCTGGACATGGCCGCCGTGGAGGCCGCCGCGGCCGCGTTCGAGGACCGCTACGCCGCGCTGTTCGGCGCCGGCTCCGGCTTCCGCGAGGCCGGGATCCAGGCCATCACGTTCCGGGTCCGCGGCGTCGGGGTGCTGCCGTTCTCCCCCGAGCTGCCCGAGGTACCGCCCGCGACGTCGCCCGACCCGGCCGACGCCCGCACCGAAACCCGCCCGGTCTGCCTGGACGGGCGCACCGGGTACGTCGACACCGACGTCTACGACTACCGGCTGCTGCGCGCCGGGCACGTCCTCACCGGGCCGGCGATCGTGGAGGTCCCGACCACCACGGTCGTCGTCCCGGCCGGGGCCACCGGCACCGTCGACCGGCTCGGCAACCTCACCATCCGCCCGTCCGCCGGCACCACCCGCCCGGCCGCCGGCGTCGCCGTCACGGCAGGGAGCGCGTCATGACCATGCCCATCCCCGGCTCCGAGCTGTACTCGAGCCGCCCCGTCGACCCGGCCGAGCTGGCCCGGTCGCTGCCCTCGTCGCTGCCGGCGCACACCGTCACCCAGGAGCAGATCGACGCGCTCGACCCGCTCACCTACGAGGTGATCCGGCACCGGTTGTGGTCGGTGACCGACGAGATGGGCGAGGCGCTCAAGCGCATGTCCGGCTCCCCGATCGTCACGGACGCGAACGACTTCGACTTCGCGATCTCCGACGAGATCGGCCAGGAGGTCCAGGTCGGCCTGTACAACACGATGCTGGTCGGCGCCGTGGACCTGGCGATCTACTGGACGCTGCGGAACCGCGCGGACAACCCCGGCATCGAGCCCGGCGACATGTTCCTGTGCAACGACCCGTGGGTGGGCGGCGGCCTGCACCAGAACGACGTGATCGTGTTCCAGCCGGTCTTCCACGAGGGGAAGCTGTTCGCCTGGACCAGCGCCGTCGCCCACCAGCCCGACCTGGGCGGCGTCGGCCTGGGCTCCTTCTCCCCGGCCGCGCAGGACGTCTTCTCCGAGTCCCTGCCCACCCCGCCGGTGAAGATCGTCCGGGACGGCCGGCTGCAGCGCGACGTCGCCGACGTCTGGGTCCGGCGGTCCCGGGTGCCGATGCTGGTCGGGCTGGACCTGCGGGCGAAGATCGGCGCGAACAACGTCGGCCGGGAGCGGCTGCACGCGCTGATCGCGCAGTACGGCGCGGACACCGTCAAGGCCGTGATGAAGCGGATGATGGCCGACGCCGAGAGCCGGCTGCGCGGCAAGCTGGCCGGCCTGCCCGACGGGAGCTGGTCGGCGACCGGCTACCAGGACCAGTCGCACGAGGGCGACCGCAACCTGCACAAGATCACGGTCACCACCACTAAGGCGGGCGACCACCTGACGTTCGACTTCACCGGGACCGACCCGCAGGCCGGCGTCATCAACTGCACCTACGCCGGGATGCGCGGCGGCGTCATGCTCGCGCTGCTGCCGATCCTCGCCGGCGACATCCACTGGTCGGCCGGCGGGTTGATGCGGTGCTTCGACCTGGTCTCCGAGGAAGGCACGATCAACAACGCGACCTTCCCGGCCGCGGTCAGCCGCGGCCCGATCGGCCCGGCCTGGCTGACCGGCAGCCTGGTCGCCGAGTGCCTGTCCCAGATGCTCGACCGGGACCTCGAGCTCGGCAAGAACGTGCAGGCCACCTGCTGCGGCACCTGGGACACGGCGGTGATCGCCGGGCTGGACGAGCGCGGCGAACGGCCCGCCCCGTTCCTGTCGATCATCATGGAGCCGATGGCCGGCGGCTACGGCGCCCGCCCGCACGCCGACGGGATGGACACCGGCGGGCTGTTCGCGATCCCGATGGGCCGCATCCCGGACGTCGAGATGACCGAGTTCCTCTACCCGGTGCTCACGCTGTGGCGCCGGGAGGAACCCGACACCGGCGGGCCGGGCCGGCACCGCGGCGGGGTCGGCGCCTCGGTGGCGATCACGCCGCACGGGACGAGCCTGCCGATGGGTCTCGTGCTCGCCTCGGCGGGCAAGGCGGTGGCGCAGAACGTGGGGCTGTCCGGCGGCCATCCGGGCAACAGCGGCCTCGACGTCGTCGCCCGAGACGGGGCGGTGGCCCGGCTGTTCGCCGAGGGCCGGATGCCGGTGACGCTGGACGAGATCAGCGACCGGCTCGAGCCGGGACAGAACTACACCTCCAGCTACCTGGCCCCCGGCGAGGTCTTCGCGATGACCTGGCAGGGCGGTGGCGGCTACGGCGACCCGCTCACCCGCGACCCGGCGGCCGTCGCCCGGGACGTCCGGGAACAGCGGGTCACTCCCGAGGGGGCGCGTGAGGTGTACGGCGTCGTGATCGCCGGCGGTGGCGTCGACGAGGCCGCCACCACGGCCGAGCGGGACCGGCAGCGTGCCGCGCGCCGCGACCGGTCCCGGGTCGACGGCGTCCCCGGCGACCGGATCGACCTGACCGGCGCCCGCCGCCTCGACGACAACCTGGTCGAGACGACCGGGGGGCACGTCGCCTGCCGGCACTGCGGCACGTCCCTCGGCACGCCGGAGGACCGGCTCGCGGTCGGGGTGTACGAGGGCCCGAGCCGTGGTGCCGGGCCGCAGATCGTCGCCGACCCCGCCGACTACGTCGACGCCGACGTCGTGTTCCGGCAGTACAGCTGCCCGTCGTGCTGGACGGCGCTGTACGCCGGGGTGGTGCCGACCGACCACCCGAACACGCTGGCCACGCTCGGGCGCCCCACGGCCACGGCGGGATGAGACACCGGGCGGGCGAGTACGCGGCGCTGCTCGCCCGTCCGGACCCGCTCCGCCCGGCACCTGCCCGCGGTGGCGGCGCGGGTGGTCACATCGCACAGGTGCGGGGACCGGATTTCGGCCGAACCGGCAACGGCCGCTCCCGGACCGGTGACCCAGGCTTCACCTCGGCGGCCTCGTGCCGTCTTCGCCGATCCGAGGTTCACCTGGAGCCAGCCATGACAGTCGAGAAGAGTCCGGACCGGGGCCTTCCGCCGCTGACGGTCTCGTCGACCGACGATCCCCGAGTCGTCGACGAGGCCGCCCGCGAGGACTACACGCTGCACGTCACGCCGCGTAGCTGGCGGATGGGACGGCTCTCGCTGGCCAGCGCGTGGTGGGCGGTCGCCAGCGCCATGTTCTGGCTGATCCTCGGTGCGCTCGTCGCGCTGGCCGTCGGAACCGTCGACGCGATCATCGGCATGGTCCTGGCGGCAGCCGCGTACGGCGGCATCAACGCGGTCTTCTCCCGTTACGCCGCCCGCACCGGCCTGACCTCCAACCTGTTCTCCCGGGCGCTGTTCGGGTCCCGCGGCTCGATCCTGGCCCCGATCCTCGTCGCGGCCACCGCGGTCTACTTCGCCTGTTTCGAGGGATCGGTCATCGCGATCGCGCTGGAGGCGTACTTCGGGGTGCTCCCCCTGCCGCTGTGGTACCTGGTCGTGGTCCTCTACAGCGTCCCGCTGATCTTCGGCCCGTTGCGGCTGTTCCTCGACAAGTTCAACGGCGCCCTGTTCCCGTTCTACGTCCTGGGGCTCGCCGGCGCCGTCGGATGGACGATCGCCGAGTTCGGCTACGACGGCGCCTGGCTCACGCAGCGCCCGGAGACGGTGGCGGTCAGCGGGCCGGGCTGGTGGTGGGCGTTCACCGTCTACCTGGCCGACTTCGTGCTGATGATGGCGACGTGGGACTACGCCCGGCTCGGCCGCCCGACCCGCCGTGACGAGCGGTTCCACTCCTGGATCACGTTCGGCCCGGTCTTCTACCTGGTCACGATCGTCGTCAACGGTGTCGCGGGGATCTTCGTCGCGCTGACCATCCCGACCGAGGGCGAGCTCACCGAGGTGTCCGGCGTGCTGGGCATCGTGGGGCTGATGGGCCTGTCCGGCGTCGCGTTCGTCTGGGTCAGCCAGACCCGGATCAACACGACGAACTTCTACCTCTCGGTGATCAACCTGGAGAGCTTCCAGTCCCGCATCACCCGGGTGCGGCTGAGCCGGATCACCTGGGGCGTCGTCGTCGGCGGCATCGTCTACCTGATCATGTTGAGCAACGTGTTCGACTACATCCTCGTCGCGCTGCGCTACCAGGCCGTGCTCGCTGTGACCTGGACGGCCTGCGCGCTGGCCTTCATCTCGACGGCCAGGTGGACGGGTGCGGATCCGGCACGGGCGGAATGGCGTCCCGGCCGCGTCCCGCGCTACAACCGGGTCGGCCTCGCCGCCTGGGCGGCCGGCACGTTCACCGGGTTCGCGCTGCTGGCCTTCGGCGACCAGACGTCGTGGACCGGCACCTGGGCCCTGCCACTGGCGTTCGGGGTCTCGGCCGCCGTCCAGGTCGCCGGCTCCCTCGTCGACCGCCAGCGCGGACGCGCCGTGCTGCACCGCCCGCACGACCCCCGCGACGAGGTCGAGGACATGTGGGAGACACGCATCCGGTGCCACGTCTGCGACCGCTCGTACGTGGCGGTCGAGATGGACCGGGATCCCTCTGCCGGCCATGCCGCGATCTGTGCCGACCACGCGCAGGCCGACGCCGCCTTCGCGGCGGCTGCGCGCGCGGAGGCGCAGCGGCCCGTGCCGGGACCGCGTCCGGGCTGACCGGTACCCGCTCCCCGGTCGCGGCCGGTGACCGAGCTCCTCGCTCCGGTCACCGGCCGCAGCACTGTGCACTGATCGAACATCGAGTTGCAGCACTTTGTCTCGTGTGCTGGATCACCGGTCGCCGTAGGTTTCCGGCATGCGCATCGGAATCGACGTCGGCGGCACCAATACGGACGCCGTGCTGCTCGACGGGCCCGCGGTGCTGGCGGAGGTCAAGTCCGCGACGACTGCGAACGTCACGTCCGGGATCGTGGGGGCGCTGCGGGCGCTGCGCGAGCGACGCCGGTTCGACCCCGCGGACGTCACGGCCGTCATGATCGGCACCACGCACTTCATCAACGCGATCACGGAGGCGCAGCGGCTCGCCCCGACCGCCGCGGTCCGCCTCGGCCTGCCGGCCACCGCGGCCCTGCCGCCCTTCTGCGACTGGCCCGAGCGGCTCGTCCGCGCCGTCGACGGGCAGGCCTACCTCTGCCACGGCGGCCACGAGTTCGACGGCCGGGTGATCTCGCCGATCGACCGCAGCGAGCTGCGCCGCGCCGCGGAGGACATGGCCGGCCGCGGGATCCGGTCCGTCGCGATCTCCTCGGTGTTCAGCCCGGTCAACGCATCGATGGAGCAGGAGGCCGCGGCGATCATCGGTGAGCAGCTCCCGGACGCGCACGTCAGCCTTTCCCACGAGATCGGCCGGATGGGCCTGCTCGAGCGCGAGAACGCCACGATCATCAACGCCTGCCTGCGCGAGCTCGCCGAGCACATCTGCGACGGGCTGGCCGCGTCACTGGCCGGCGAGGGATTCCGCTGCGCGCTCTACCTCAGCCAGAACGACGGCACGCTCATGGACGTCGAGTACGCCCGGCAGTACCCGGTCGCGACCTTCGCGTCCGGGCCGACGAACTCGATGCGGGGCGCGGCCTTCCTCTCGGGGCTGGACACCTGCGCGGTCGTCGACGTCGGTGGCACCACCACCGACGTCGGCATCCTGCACGGCGGCTTCCCCCGGGAAGCCACCGCCGAGGTGAGCGTCGGCGGTGTGCGGACCAACTTCCGGATGCCCGACGTGCTGTCCGTCGGTATCGGCGGGGGCAGCCGGATCCGGTGCGACGGCGACGACGTCATGGTCGGGCCGGACAGCGTCGGCTTCCGGCTCCGCGAGGAGGCACTGATCTTCGGTGGGTCCACGCTCACGGCCAGTGACCTGGCCGTGGCCGCCGGGATGGCCGAGGTCGGCGACCGGGCGGCCGTCGCGGGTCTGGACCGGTCGAGCGTCCGGGCCGGTCTGGACCGCATCGCCGCCGAGACCGCGCGGATCGTGGACCGGATGCGCACGAGCGCGGCCCCGCTGCCGGTCGTCCTCGTCGGCGGCGGCAGCATCCTGCTGCCCGACGTGCTCCCCGGCGTCGACGAGGTGCACCGTCCGGAGCGGTTCGCCGTCGCGAACGCCATCGGTGCGGCCATCGCCCAGGTCGGCGGCGAGGTCGACCGCATCTTCTCGGTGGAACCGGGCCGGCGCGAGGCCGTCCTCGGCGAGGCCAAGGACGAAGCCCGGCACCGGGCCACCGCCGCCGGCGCGGACCCCGGCTCGGTGCAGATCGTCGACGTCGACGAGGTACCCATCGCCTACCTGCCCGGCAACGCCACCCGGA
It contains:
- a CDS encoding cytosine permease, which gives rise to MTVEKSPDRGLPPLTVSSTDDPRVVDEAAREDYTLHVTPRSWRMGRLSLASAWWAVASAMFWLILGALVALAVGTVDAIIGMVLAAAAYGGINAVFSRYAARTGLTSNLFSRALFGSRGSILAPILVAATAVYFACFEGSVIAIALEAYFGVLPLPLWYLVVVLYSVPLIFGPLRLFLDKFNGALFPFYVLGLAGAVGWTIAEFGYDGAWLTQRPETVAVSGPGWWWAFTVYLADFVLMMATWDYARLGRPTRRDERFHSWITFGPVFYLVTIVVNGVAGIFVALTIPTEGELTEVSGVLGIVGLMGLSGVAFVWVSQTRINTTNFYLSVINLESFQSRITRVRLSRITWGVVVGGIVYLIMLSNVFDYILVALRYQAVLAVTWTACALAFISTARWTGADPARAEWRPGRVPRYNRVGLAAWAAGTFTGFALLAFGDQTSWTGTWALPLAFGVSAAVQVAGSLVDRQRGRAVLHRPHDPRDEVEDMWETRIRCHVCDRSYVAVEMDRDPSAGHAAICADHAQADAAFAAAARAEAQRPVPGPRPG
- a CDS encoding hydantoinase/oxoprolinase N-terminal domain-containing protein encodes the protein MRIGIDVGGTNTDAVLLDGPAVLAEVKSATTANVTSGIVGALRALRERRRFDPADVTAVMIGTTHFINAITEAQRLAPTAAVRLGLPATAALPPFCDWPERLVRAVDGQAYLCHGGHEFDGRVISPIDRSELRRAAEDMAGRGIRSVAISSVFSPVNASMEQEAAAIIGEQLPDAHVSLSHEIGRMGLLERENATIINACLRELAEHICDGLAASLAGEGFRCALYLSQNDGTLMDVEYARQYPVATFASGPTNSMRGAAFLSGLDTCAVVDVGGTTTDVGILHGGFPREATAEVSVGGVRTNFRMPDVLSVGIGGGSRIRCDGDDVMVGPDSVGFRLREEALIFGGSTLTASDLAVAAGMAEVGDRAAVAGLDRSSVRAGLDRIAAETARIVDRMRTSAAPLPVVLVGGGSILLPDVLPGVDEVHRPERFAVANAIGAAIAQVGGEVDRIFSVEPGRREAVLGEAKDEARHRATAAGADPGSVQIVDVDEVPIAYLPGNATRIRVRAVGDLVLAPSTTGTVVSGGTLA
- a CDS encoding hydantoinase B/oxoprolinase family protein, whose protein sequence is MTMPIPGSELYSSRPVDPAELARSLPSSLPAHTVTQEQIDALDPLTYEVIRHRLWSVTDEMGEALKRMSGSPIVTDANDFDFAISDEIGQEVQVGLYNTMLVGAVDLAIYWTLRNRADNPGIEPGDMFLCNDPWVGGGLHQNDVIVFQPVFHEGKLFAWTSAVAHQPDLGGVGLGSFSPAAQDVFSESLPTPPVKIVRDGRLQRDVADVWVRRSRVPMLVGLDLRAKIGANNVGRERLHALIAQYGADTVKAVMKRMMADAESRLRGKLAGLPDGSWSATGYQDQSHEGDRNLHKITVTTTKAGDHLTFDFTGTDPQAGVINCTYAGMRGGVMLALLPILAGDIHWSAGGLMRCFDLVSEEGTINNATFPAAVSRGPIGPAWLTGSLVAECLSQMLDRDLELGKNVQATCCGTWDTAVIAGLDERGERPAPFLSIIMEPMAGGYGARPHADGMDTGGLFAIPMGRIPDVEMTEFLYPVLTLWRREEPDTGGPGRHRGGVGASVAITPHGTSLPMGLVLASAGKAVAQNVGLSGGHPGNSGLDVVARDGAVARLFAEGRMPVTLDEISDRLEPGQNYTSSYLAPGEVFAMTWQGGGGYGDPLTRDPAAVARDVREQRVTPEGAREVYGVVIAGGGVDEAATTAERDRQRAARRDRSRVDGVPGDRIDLTGARRLDDNLVETTGGHVACRHCGTSLGTPEDRLAVGVYEGPSRGAGPQIVADPADYVDADVVFRQYSCPSCWTALYAGVVPTDHPNTLATLGRPTATAG